A single Triticum dicoccoides isolate Atlit2015 ecotype Zavitan chromosome 2A, WEW_v2.0, whole genome shotgun sequence DNA region contains:
- the LOC119359744 gene encoding homeobox-leucine zipper protein HOX14-like isoform X2 yields MDNQQLFGSSYVDTPFFAANGTAQRESKPKARRRRRRAARCGGGDGNGWEMDGGGDPKKRRLTDEQAEMLELSFREERKLETGRKVYLAAELGLDPKQVAVWFQNRRARHKSKTLEQEFARLKHAHDAAILHKCHLENEVLRLKEKLRATAEEVQRLRSAAGIHANGGDSAGAVSVCGGNPGSSFSTGTCQQHPGFSGADVLGRDDDLMMCVPEWFFA; encoded by the exons ATGGACAACCAGCAGCTCTTTGGTTCCTCCTACGTGGACACGCCTTTCTTCGCGGCCAATG GCACGGCGCAGCGGGAGAGCAAGCCGAAGGCTCGGCGCAGGCGGCGGAGGGCCGCGAGATGCGGCGGAGGGGATGGTAACGGCTGGGAGATGGACGGAGGAGGGGACCCCAAGAAGCGGCGGCTCACCGATGAGCAGGCGGAGATGCTGGAGCTGAGCTTCCGGGAGGAACGCAAGCTGGAGACCGGCCGGAAGGTGTATCTGGCCGCCGAGCTCGGGCTCGACCCCAAGCAGGTCGCCGTGTGGTTCCAGAACCGCCGGGCGCGCCACAAGAGCAAGACGCTCGAGCAGGAGTTCGCCAGGCTCAAGCACGCCCACGACGCAGCCATCCTCCACAAATGCCACCTCGAGAACGAG GTGCTGAGGCTGAAGGAGAAGCTGAGAGCGACTGCGGAGGAGGTGCAGCGCCTCAGGTCGGCAGCTGGGATCCACGCCAATGGCGGAGACTCCGCTGGCGCCGTTAGCGTGTGCGGCGGGAACCCGGGCTCATCCTTCTCGACGGGAACCTGCCAGCAGCATCCGGGTTTCAGCGGGGCAGACGTGCTGGGGCGGGACGATGACCTGATGATGTGCGTCCCCGAGTGGTTTTTCGCATGA
- the LOC119359744 gene encoding homeobox-leucine zipper protein HOX14-like isoform X1 has product MDNQQLFGSSYVDTPFFAANGTAQRESKPKARRRRRRAARCGGGDGNGWEMDGGGDPKKRRLTDEQAEMLELSFREERKLETGRKVYLAAELGLDPKQVAVWFQNRRARHKSKTLEQEFARLKHAHDAAILHKCHLENEVSLLIHTHTGVHTNSSSFLHKLTASQVLRLKEKLRATAEEVQRLRSAAGIHANGGDSAGAVSVCGGNPGSSFSTGTCQQHPGFSGADVLGRDDDLMMCVPEWFFA; this is encoded by the exons ATGGACAACCAGCAGCTCTTTGGTTCCTCCTACGTGGACACGCCTTTCTTCGCGGCCAATG GCACGGCGCAGCGGGAGAGCAAGCCGAAGGCTCGGCGCAGGCGGCGGAGGGCCGCGAGATGCGGCGGAGGGGATGGTAACGGCTGGGAGATGGACGGAGGAGGGGACCCCAAGAAGCGGCGGCTCACCGATGAGCAGGCGGAGATGCTGGAGCTGAGCTTCCGGGAGGAACGCAAGCTGGAGACCGGCCGGAAGGTGTATCTGGCCGCCGAGCTCGGGCTCGACCCCAAGCAGGTCGCCGTGTGGTTCCAGAACCGCCGGGCGCGCCACAAGAGCAAGACGCTCGAGCAGGAGTTCGCCAGGCTCAAGCACGCCCACGACGCAGCCATCCTCCACAAATGCCACCTCGAGAACGAGGTAAGCTTGCTCATACACACTCACACTGGCGTACATACAAATTCCTCTTCGTTCTTGCACAAGCTGACTGCCAGCCAGGTGCTGAGGCTGAAGGAGAAGCTGAGAGCGACTGCGGAGGAGGTGCAGCGCCTCAGGTCGGCAGCTGGGATCCACGCCAATGGCGGAGACTCCGCTGGCGCCGTTAGCGTGTGCGGCGGGAACCCGGGCTCATCCTTCTCGACGGGAACCTGCCAGCAGCATCCGGGTTTCAGCGGGGCAGACGTGCTGGGGCGGGACGATGACCTGATGATGTGCGTCCCCGAGTGGTTTTTCGCATGA